In Labeo rohita strain BAU-BD-2019 chromosome 16, IGBB_LRoh.1.0, whole genome shotgun sequence, one DNA window encodes the following:
- the si:ch211-231m23.4 gene encoding free fatty acid receptor 2 — MINYWVILSVYILTFLIGLPTNLLAICTFAKKLGDKPSPNDILLFNLTASDLLFLLFLPFKMYEAAIGMKWYLSQSLCSIASYFFFTTIYTSSLLLMAIATDRYLGLAFPIKYRLLRKPLYAAVGSGIIWLVSAAHCSIVFIIVHMPDPNATVPKVVCYENFTEKQKKILLPVRLEFFVVMYMLPLLVSIFCYINCIYILYSRPHITKEKKQRAIGMALCTLTIFLLCFLPYNLSHLVGFSSNNSPLWRYYTLLPSTLNTCLDPFVFYFSSSTFRKSKTVSLLKRWCFRCKKTRKGKTDFEVMT; from the coding sequence ATGATAAACTACTGGGTGATTTTATCCGTCTACATCCTGACGTTTCTGATCGGCCTTCCCACCAATCTGCTGGCCATTTGCACGTTCGCTAAGAAACTGGGTGACAAACCCAGTCCGAATGACATTCTGCTCTTTAACCTGACGGCTTCTGACTTGCTCTTCCTGCTCTTTCTGCCCTTTAAGATGTACGAAGCTGCCATTGGCATGAAATGGTACttatcccagagcctgtgctccATTGCCTCCTATTTCTTCTTCACCACCATTTACACCAGCTCCCTGTTGCTCATGGCTATAGCCACTGACCGCTACTTAGGGCTTGCGTTTCCAATCAAATACAGACTGTTGCGTAAACCGCTCTACGCCGCAGTAGGAAGCGGCATCATCTGGCTGGTCAGCGCTGCCCATTGCAGCATCGTATTCATCATAGTTCATATGCCAGATCCCAACGCCACCGTTCCCAAAGTCGTCTGCTATGAAAACTTCACAGAGAAGCAAAAGAAGATCTTGCTACCGGTTCGACTTGAATTTTTTGTGGTTATGTACATGCTACCGCTCTTAGTTAGTATCTTCTGCTATATCAACTGCATCTACATCCTGTACAGCAGGCCTCATATAACCAAAGAGAAAAAGCAAAGGGCCATCGGCATGGCGTTGTGCACACTCACCATctttttgctctgttttttaCCCTATAACTTGTCCCATCTGGTGGGTTTCAGCAGCAACAACAGCCCGTTGTGGAGGTACTACACGCTCCTGCCCAGCACCCTCAACACCTGTCTGGATCCGTTCGTGTTTTACTTCTCCTCTTCCACTTTCCGTAAAAGCAAAACTGTTTCTTTACTCAAGAGGTGGTGTTTTAGATGCAAGAAGACTCGAAAGGGTAAAACTGATTTTGAGGTTATGACATAA